One segment of Thunnus thynnus chromosome 19, fThuThy2.1, whole genome shotgun sequence DNA contains the following:
- the LOC137171284 gene encoding uncharacterized protein — MGVKFEDDIWFEIVEEEKRRCQTESQTSDVIVYQIFGFEGKTLPFSLTIIDTPGYGDTRGIKQDDIISQRLFDLFRSEDGVHEIDAVGLVLKSSENQLSDRQKYIFDSVTSPFGKDLEENVVALITHSDGITPENALKALEVANIKCAKNEENQLVHFLFNNNQTTQRTEETKAALENAWRVTETGMKRFTDFLEKSKPQKLITTVEVLNSRIRITACIQNLQERIQLIELKQNEIQQTQEALKKHEQEMKKNEEFTVEVDEVYKDKEPIDGGMWWLVFYEGAVTCNICEENCHHPGCTKAWSPKHCEVMKDGRCTVCTNKCPASDHVKEKWRYVNKTRKVKKTLEDVKHKYEKKKVDREQKKSLLENLQTEMEELRAEKIQIQLLEEAYQHVEQLERIALNDNSLSTYVHLDFLIEKMKEIGATEKVKKLEEMKKRMDEKNKAELRYMFGKLTAAEDTVM; from the coding sequence ATGGGAGTGAAGTTTGAGGATGACATCTGGTTTGAGATcgtagaagaagagaagagaagatgtCAGACAGAGAGTCAGACATCAGATGTGATCGTGTACCAGATCTTTGGTTTTGAAGGTAAAACTCTGCCCTTCTCTCTGACCATCATCGATACTCCTGGATACGGAGACACCAGAGGGATCAaacaagatgacatcatcagtcaaAGATTATTTGACTTGTTCCGTTCAGAAGATGGAGTTCATGAAATTGATGCAGTGGGTCTGGTGCTGAAGTCGAGTGAGAATCAACTGAGTGACCGACAGAAGTACATCTTTGATTCAGTGACGTCTCCGTTTGGAAAAGATCTGGAGGAAAATGTTGTTGCTCTCATCACACACTCAGATGGAATAACACCTGAAAATGCTCTGAAAGCTCTTGAAGTTGCAAACATTAAATGTGCCAAAAATGAGGAGAATCAGCtcgttcacttcctgtttaataaCAACCAGaccacacagagaacagaggaaacaaaggCTGCTTTAGAGAACGCATGGAGGGTAACAGAGACAGGAATGAAACGATTCACAGACTTCCTGGAAAAATCTAAACCACAAAAGCTGATAACAACTGTTGAAGTGTTGAACTCACGCATCAGAATAACAGCCTGCATCCAAAACCTGCAAGAAAGAATCCAGCTGATTGAACTAAAACAGAACGAGATCCAACAGACTCAAGAAGCTCTGAAGAAACATGaacaagagatgaagaagaatgaagagtTCACTGTAGAAGTTGATGAGGTCTACAAAGACAAAGAGCCTATTGATGGAGGGATGTGGTGGTTGGTTTTTTATGAAGGAGCTGTCACCTGTAACATCTGTGAAGAGAACTGTCACCATCCTGGATGCACAAAGGCCTGGAGTCCAAAACACTGTGAGGTCATGAAAGATGGTCGCTGTACTGTTTGTACCAATAAGTGTCCTGCATCAGATCATGTTAAAGAAAAGTGGAGATATGTGAACAAGACCAGGAAAGTTAAGAAGACTTTGGAAGATGTgaaacacaaatatgaaaaaaaaaaggtagatcGTGAGCAGAAGAAGAGCCTTCTGGAAAATCTTCAAACAGAGATGGAAGAACTGAGAGCAGAGAAGATTCAGATTCAGCTGCTTGAAGAGGCCTACCAACATGTGGAACAACTAGAGCGGATCGCCCTGAATGATAATTCTCTGTCCACTTATGTCCACTTGGACTTCCTGAttgagaagatgaaggagatcGGAGCCACAGAGAAGGTCAAGAAGCTAGAGGAGATGAAAAAACGaatggatgaaaaaaacaaagcagagctGCGATACATGTTTGGTAAACTAACAGCAGCTGAAGATACAGTGATGTAG